A stretch of DNA from Rhodoluna sp. KAS3:
AAACGGCGACCGCGTTGCCCTCTACTTTGAAGGCGAACCAGGCGACACCAAGGAATTCACCTACGCCCAGCTAACTGAAGAGGTCAAGAGGGCCGCAAACGTCCTTATCGGTTTGGGCATCAAACCGGGCGACCGCGTTGCTATCTATATGCCGATGATCCCTGAGGCAATCATCGCAATGCAGGCCGTTGCCCGTATCGGTGCCGTTCACTCAGTAATTTTCGGCGGTTTCTCTGCAGAATCTCTTCACACGCGCATCGAAGACGCCCAGGCCAAACTTGTTATCACCGCGGACGGTGGGTACCGCAAGGGCCGCGCCAGCGCGCTGAAGCCGGCGGTTGACGAGGCTCTCGGCGGGGGCAAGTGCCCATCGGTGAAAAATGTTTTGGTGGTCAAGCGCACCGGCCAAGAAGTTGGCTGGGTAGAAGGCCGCGACCTCGACTGGGCTGAGTCACTTGGCAAGGCCGAGCCAGAGCATGAAGCTCAGGGGTTTGAGGCCGAGCACCCGCTCTTTATTCTTTACACCTCTGGCACCACCGGCAAGCCAAAAGGTATTTTGCACACCACCGGTGGCTACCTAACTCAAGCCGCGTACACCCACAAGAACGTCTTTGACCTGCATGCTGACACCGATGTCTACTGGTGCACGGCAGACATCGGCTGGATTACTGGCCACAGCTATGTGACCTACGGCCCGCTGGCCAACGGCGCAACCCAGGTAATTTACGAAGGCACCCCTGAGAGCCCAGATTGGGGCCGCTGGTGGAGCATCGTAGAAAAATACAGGGTCTCAATTCTCTACACCGCCCCGACCGCAATCCGCAGCTTCATGAAGTTGGGTAGCCAAATTCCGAAGCAGTATGACCTCAGCACCATCAGGGTTCTGGGCTCGGTTGGTGAACCAATCAACCCTGAGGCATGGATGTGGTACCGCAACGTGATCGGTGGCGGCAGCGCCCCGATTGTTGACACCTGGTGGCAGACCGAAACAGGTGCGATCATGATCTCACCGCTACCGGGTATCACAACACTAAAACCGGGTTCAGCCCAGCGCGCTCTGCCGGGCGTGAGCATTGCGATTTTGGATGACGACGGCAACGAACTCGGAAACGGTCACGCCGGCCTGCTAACCATCACCGAACCGTGGCCATCAATGCTGCGCGGAATTTGGGGCGACCCTGACCACTACAAAGAAACCTATTGGTCAAAGTTCAAGAACATCTACTTTGCCGGAGACGGCGCGAAGTTTGATGACGAGGGTGACCTCTGGTTGCTTGGCCGAGTCGACGACGTGATGAACGTCTCTGGCCACCGCCTGTCGACTGCCGAAATTGAATCAGCCTTGGTCTCGCACCCGTTTGTGGCTGAGGCAGCTGTGGTTGGCGCTAAGGATGAGACAACTGGCCAGGCCGTTGTTGCCTTTGTGATTTTGCGCCAAAACCAATTGGCCAACGCAGGCACAGATGCCGATGTGAGCAAAATCTTGCGCGACCACGTGACCCACGAAATTGGCCCAATCGCCCGCCCTCGAACCATCATGGTGGTGGCCGAACTGCCAAAGACGAGGTCCGGAAAGATCATGCGCAGATTGCTTCGCGATGTGGCTGAAGACCGCCCAATCGGTGACGTTACTACGCTGGCAGACACAAGCGTGATGGACATCATCAGCGGTAAAATCGCCGGAGGCGCGAACGACTAGCAAGTCGCTACAATAAATGTCGAAGCCCCCAGCTCACTCTCTCTGTGCTGGGGGCTTCTCAAGTAATAAGAATCTAAACCAAGTTCAGAAATCTCGCCGACCGATCAGGCACTATGCTTTTGTGATGATTGCCAAATCAAGCCTATCTTTAGCATTAATTCTGCTCTTTTCATCGCTCTGTTCTCCTGCCACCGCATCCGACTTATCCATCATTGATGCGGAAATTCTTAGTGAGTCAGTTCCGCAAGATTTAGACTACCTATCCCATTCCGAAGGTTTTCCTGCAGCCACGGGCGTTGAGAATGTCAAATTGGGTAAATCTGGTGCCGGTCAAGTCGCGGCAACTATCACGATGCGTGACACTGAAGGTCATGAGACTGAATTTTCAATGGCTCCTGTGGGTCTTGGTAAAAGTTTTGCTGAAGGACAAGGCATTGCAACGAGCACAGACCTTGGCGGTGGTGTGACGCATGTAGCTGAAAGCGAAGGTTCAACATTTAGATTTCTGGCAGAGAGCGACTCGATTGCCTCGGCCCGAAGCATTAATTACGAAATCACCTTGCCGAAAAACACATATTTACTCGAGCTGGTTACAGGTGAGTATCAAATTCTCGACCCATTAGGTGAATACTTCGGGACACTATCCAAACCCTGGGCAATAGATGCAAACGGGGTTCGTTATGAGTCAAGATTTGACATGAAAAATGGCACACTAACTCAGATAAATCAAATACCTCAGTCTGCCGAAGCGCCAATTTTAACTGACCCGTCTTGGTCCTACCAGATGGATTTTTCCCAGCACATCGAATCAGATGGTTCGACGGGAATTCCCCCTACGATTTATTACTCCAAGCGAAGCCCTCTCTACGTGACTTCCCTATTGAAGAAATGTCTTAACTGCTATTTTCCCGTCTCGGGCGCCCCTTCAACCTACCCTTACGTAGGTCAGGTAATGCCTCTGTACGTGCTAAATCCAGTGTTATTTGGCTTAGTAACTTACAACATGAAGGTTAAAGTAACTCGAACATTCAATTACGGTTGGGAGTTTGCCGCAATGTCGGGCCACGTAGATGGCATTGGATCGACAATTAAGTTTTTGTGGTACCCAGATGCCTACGAAAGGTTACACCTCAAGGTATCGGCCTACATCGTGGAGGAAAACCCGATTGATATGCCGTTCACAAGCCTTGAATTTGACCAGAACCTCTACAGAAATGAGGCTCGTGCAACTTGGCAAAGCTTTTTCAACGCGGTGACTTAGGGGGCCTTCTTGAAATCATTCGTGCAGTTAATCCTTGCGCAATTTGTAAGCTACGGTTTCACGATATCTTTGTTCGGTAAGGGCAAACCATGGGGTATTGAACTAGGCACCAACTTAATGTTTTGGGCGTTATTTTCACCCGCAATACTTGTTTACTTAACGTTGGCGAGCCTCATCGTTACCCGCGTTTCTGAATCAACGATAAGCAATTCGAAACCAGTATTACTTCTTCAGATCTGCGCTTATGGGCTGTTCGGCGCCTTGGGTGTTTATGCTCTCGGCTTCACGATTTTCTCGTGGCTTTTTGACGAGTCCTACTCAAACTTCACTATCGCTGATTTGTGCTTTGTGATGCTCATACCTGGGTCCAGTTTCTTGATAACTAAGCGATTCTCGAGACACCTCTTACCCACCAAAGCGAGACAAAACGATTTCAGTGAATAGATTTAGCAACTTGCTTAGGGTCACTTAAATTCAGCGATGAGTTCTACTTCAACAGCTGAATCAAGCGGCAATACCGGCACACCAACGGCTGATCGAGCGTGCACTCCAGCGTCGCCGAAGACCTCGCCC
This window harbors:
- the acs gene encoding acetate--CoA ligase, with protein sequence MSQEIDNLLSETRHFTPTPEFQKQANAQPELYEQAKADRLGFWAEQANNLHWHEPFTQVLDWSNPPFARWFHDGKINISYNCLDRHVLAGNGDRVALYFEGEPGDTKEFTYAQLTEEVKRAANVLIGLGIKPGDRVAIYMPMIPEAIIAMQAVARIGAVHSVIFGGFSAESLHTRIEDAQAKLVITADGGYRKGRASALKPAVDEALGGGKCPSVKNVLVVKRTGQEVGWVEGRDLDWAESLGKAEPEHEAQGFEAEHPLFILYTSGTTGKPKGILHTTGGYLTQAAYTHKNVFDLHADTDVYWCTADIGWITGHSYVTYGPLANGATQVIYEGTPESPDWGRWWSIVEKYRVSILYTAPTAIRSFMKLGSQIPKQYDLSTIRVLGSVGEPINPEAWMWYRNVIGGGSAPIVDTWWQTETGAIMISPLPGITTLKPGSAQRALPGVSIAILDDDGNELGNGHAGLLTITEPWPSMLRGIWGDPDHYKETYWSKFKNIYFAGDGAKFDDEGDLWLLGRVDDVMNVSGHRLSTAEIESALVSHPFVAEAAVVGAKDETTGQAVVAFVILRQNQLANAGTDADVSKILRDHVTHEIGPIARPRTIMVVAELPKTRSGKIMRRLLRDVAEDRPIGDVTTLADTSVMDIISGKIAGGAND